A single region of the Chitinophaga niabensis genome encodes:
- a CDS encoding chloride channel protein — protein sequence MKYFASLFHRKGLPVADCTPSIQYMHVPIERVLYMVMRVFILAVSCSIVAVGGLLLVRLISNVLYFNDWSVAAVSPVYHNLDVTAIVLPVAGVAAGVLLVRKWKFLSPLSGVLNIGTGIPLGPEGIAMNYSMYAGEHHDLLLTAGVAAGFAAMFGTPLAAIILVSELLYRKFISKRIGYISLAAFVGAAIHMLWFGVEPFFVLPLLTIPSIAAIGLYTLIGVVTGLHSAILVFGVQQIRSFANGWVWPVVSAAAVGFAGYHAPEILGNGIEYTAMMLQGKVTLSLLISLSMIKFLLIIFVLGTRTFGGMILPLLSIGSALGILSALLLQMAFPGTPLNPSLAALVGMAALFAGVTRGWITAIVFALECTWQGEGIFPLLFACTISWIISGWMMKKEAPVLQAPPLH from the coding sequence ATGAAATACTTTGCTTCTTTATTCCATCGCAAAGGCTTGCCTGTAGCGGATTGTACGCCATCAATACAGTACATGCATGTGCCTATAGAACGAGTGTTGTATATGGTGATGCGTGTATTTATTTTGGCTGTAAGCTGCAGTATTGTTGCAGTTGGCGGGCTGTTGCTTGTTCGTTTGATCAGTAATGTGTTGTATTTCAACGACTGGTCTGTTGCAGCAGTATCTCCGGTTTATCATAACCTGGATGTGACTGCGATAGTATTGCCAGTGGCGGGTGTTGCAGCAGGTGTGTTGTTGGTGCGTAAGTGGAAATTCCTTTCGCCGTTAAGTGGTGTGTTGAACATTGGTACTGGTATTCCTTTAGGACCGGAAGGTATTGCGATGAACTATAGTATGTATGCTGGTGAGCATCATGACCTGCTGTTAACAGCAGGTGTTGCAGCCGGTTTTGCTGCTATGTTTGGTACACCATTGGCAGCTATCATATTAGTGAGTGAACTGCTGTATAGGAAATTCATTTCAAAGAGGATCGGTTATATCAGTCTTGCTGCATTCGTTGGCGCTGCTATCCATATGTTATGGTTTGGTGTGGAACCATTCTTTGTTCTTCCTTTACTTACTATTCCATCCATAGCAGCTATTGGCCTGTATACACTGATAGGTGTAGTAACGGGATTACATTCAGCTATCCTTGTGTTTGGTGTACAACAGATCAGGTCATTTGCTAACGGCTGGGTATGGCCGGTTGTAAGTGCAGCAGCGGTAGGGTTTGCAGGATATCATGCACCGGAGATCTTAGGTAACGGGATAGAATACACTGCGATGATGTTGCAGGGCAAGGTAACGCTCTCCTTATTGATCTCACTGAGTATGATCAAATTTTTACTGATCATCTTTGTATTGGGAACCCGTACGTTTGGCGGAATGATATTACCACTGCTCTCTATCGGCAGTGCATTGGGTATATTGAGTGCATTACTATTACAAATGGCATTTCCGGGTACTCCTTTGAATCCTTCGCTGGCGGCGTTGGTGGGTATGGCGGCATTGTTTGCAGGTGTTACGCGTGGATGGATAACAGCTATTGTTTTTGCGCTGGAATGTACATGGCAGGGAGAAGGGATATTTCCGCTGCTGTTTGCCTGCACCATCTCCTGGATCATCTCCGGATGGATGATGAAAAAAGAAGCGCCCGTTCTGCAGGCGCCTCCTCTTCATTAA
- a CDS encoding glycosyltransferase family 4 protein, protein MPNILFDCERMKYPNTGLYTFCQDLGAAILQQAQTNERLVYYMPPKLGRHFGTNAGYIWQRSLHKFYFRYKEKIDVWHTTYQSSPYRPKKGTPRILTIHDLNFLHEHKSKEKEKKYLAAVQRSVDEADQLVAISQFAMAETLRHVNTRNKPFHVIYNGATVQEFPGFDAPRERPSRSFLFAMGTVLPKKNFHVLPCLVKDQELELIIAGNINEAYRDKILVEAQQHRVLDKVKIIGPVTEQEKYWYLKNCTAFVFPSLAEGFGLPAIEAMHFGKPVFLSDRTSLPEVGGEAAYYFHDFDPGYMQEVLKEGLAQFRDTQKAQAVREHAAQFSWDKAAAAYLKIYRELY, encoded by the coding sequence ATGCCAAACATCCTCTTCGATTGCGAAAGAATGAAATACCCGAACACGGGCCTGTATACTTTCTGCCAGGACCTGGGAGCAGCCATCCTGCAGCAGGCACAGACCAACGAACGGTTGGTGTATTACATGCCGCCTAAACTGGGCCGGCACTTCGGAACGAATGCAGGATACATCTGGCAACGGTCTTTACATAAATTCTATTTCCGTTATAAAGAGAAGATCGATGTATGGCATACCACGTATCAATCTTCTCCCTACAGGCCTAAAAAAGGCACGCCGCGTATCTTAACGATCCACGATCTCAATTTTTTACACGAGCATAAATCCAAAGAGAAGGAAAAGAAATACCTCGCTGCAGTACAACGCAGCGTGGATGAAGCAGATCAGTTAGTGGCCATCTCTCAGTTTGCCATGGCCGAAACACTGCGCCATGTGAACACCCGGAACAAACCTTTTCACGTGATCTATAACGGGGCCACGGTACAGGAATTCCCTGGTTTTGATGCACCCCGTGAAAGGCCTTCCAGGTCATTCTTATTTGCCATGGGCACGGTATTGCCCAAAAAGAACTTTCATGTATTGCCCTGTCTTGTAAAAGACCAGGAACTGGAACTGATCATTGCCGGAAATATCAACGAAGCCTATCGCGATAAGATCTTAGTGGAAGCACAGCAACACCGGGTGCTGGATAAAGTGAAGATCATCGGCCCCGTCACAGAACAAGAAAAATACTGGTACCTGAAGAATTGTACCGCCTTTGTTTTTCCGTCACTGGCAGAAGGTTTTGGCCTGCCTGCCATAGAAGCCATGCATTTCGGTAAACCCGTTTTCCTGTCGGACAGAACAAGCCTGCCGGAAGTAGGAGGTGAAGCCGCCTATTATTTCCATGATTTTGATCCGGGGTATATGCAGGAAGTATTGAAAGAAGGATTGGCGCAATTCAGGGATACACAAAAAGCACAGGCCGTACGTGAACATGCAGCGCAATTTTCCTGGGATAAAGCAGCCGCAGCCTATTTGAAGATCTACCGGGAGTTATATTGA
- a CDS encoding FkbM family methyltransferase produces the protein MANSSLARYSNLVKYIRNWPLYFLRKFKDGYAELQFTIRRRSILFTTPAKSLYLVFKEIFLNDVYVMDRLAGQLPEKPVVIDIGSNAGYFSLFLLSQKPGAAIYAYDAVSANQKLFAKHLEMNPALRSNVQVHHRAVTGTPQSHITLYMESDHGNSVTASVYNDFVQENTYSEEVPCISLKEIFDTNQLKKADLIKVDCEGSEYPIIYETPKEIWQQVDRMAMEIHNLDNDQRNMDHLQQYLSTFGFTFSSFKLENDCFMLFAEKKN, from the coding sequence ATGGCAAATAGTTCTCTCGCCCGGTATAGCAACCTGGTAAAATATATCCGTAACTGGCCGCTTTATTTCCTCCGTAAATTCAAGGACGGATATGCAGAACTGCAATTCACCATCCGCAGGAGAAGTATCCTTTTTACCACGCCTGCCAAATCCTTATACCTCGTTTTTAAAGAAATATTCCTCAATGATGTATATGTAATGGACCGCCTTGCCGGCCAGTTGCCGGAAAAACCAGTGGTGATAGATATTGGCAGTAACGCAGGATATTTCAGTCTTTTCCTCTTATCACAAAAACCCGGTGCCGCTATTTATGCTTACGATGCGGTATCTGCCAACCAGAAACTATTTGCCAAACACCTGGAAATGAACCCCGCGCTCAGATCAAATGTGCAGGTCCATCACAGGGCAGTAACCGGTACACCGCAATCACATATCACCTTATACATGGAATCTGATCACGGCAACTCCGTAACAGCTTCCGTATACAACGATTTCGTACAGGAGAATACCTACTCGGAAGAAGTTCCCTGCATATCACTGAAAGAGATCTTCGATACCAATCAGCTTAAAAAAGCAGACCTGATCAAAGTGGATTGCGAAGGCAGTGAATATCCCATCATTTACGAAACACCGAAAGAGATCTGGCAACAGGTAGATCGTATGGCCATGGAGATCCATAACCTGGATAACGACCAGCGTAATATGGACCACCTGCAGCAATACCTTTCCACTTTCGGCTTTACCTTTAGCTCCTTTAAACTGGAGAACGACTGTTTCATGCTCTTTGCTGAAAAGAAAAACTAA
- the lptC gene encoding LPS export ABC transporter periplasmic protein LptC: MKLLLSYLAIVLVFCSCENDMSAVRAFDKSKLGVEQAYDIETIMSQTAHVKGILTSPYMERHMATPPYTEFPQGLKVVFYSDSLTITSVLTSKYGKLMDGENDVYLRDSVVFLDLQKFQRLDCKDLRWDSKMAKFVTERFCRVSTPLDTIYSIGLDANQDMSEINFHNVNGIISPRDSMMGLE; the protein is encoded by the coding sequence ATGAAGCTGTTACTTTCCTACCTGGCTATTGTACTTGTTTTCTGTAGTTGTGAAAACGACATGAGTGCCGTGAGAGCATTCGACAAGAGCAAACTGGGTGTGGAACAGGCTTATGATATTGAAACAATTATGAGCCAAACGGCCCATGTAAAGGGGATCCTTACTTCTCCTTACATGGAAAGGCACATGGCCACCCCTCCTTATACAGAGTTCCCGCAGGGTCTGAAAGTTGTTTTTTACAGCGATTCCCTAACTATTACGAGTGTTCTTACTTCCAAATACGGTAAACTGATGGATGGGGAGAACGATGTTTACCTGCGCGACAGCGTGGTATTCCTTGACCTGCAGAAATTCCAGCGGCTGGATTGTAAAGACCTGAGATGGGATTCCAAAATGGCCAAATTTGTGACGGAAAGGTTTTGCCGGGTGTCCACCCCCCTGGATACTATCTATAGCATAGGGCTGGATGCTAACCAGGATATGTCTGAGATCAACTTCCATAATGTGAACGGGATCATCTCACCAAGGGATAGTATGATGGGCTTAGAATAA
- a CDS encoding DMT family transporter, which translates to MAWLFLILGGLFEIGFTISLKYSENFSKLWPSISFVICISLSFFLLNKAINNGLPIGTAYAVWTGIGAAGTAIAGMLFFKEPAALWRIFFLVMLIGSIIGLKFVSEGSH; encoded by the coding sequence ATGGCTTGGTTATTTTTAATCCTGGGCGGTCTGTTCGAGATCGGCTTTACTATTTCACTTAAGTATTCTGAGAACTTCTCTAAACTATGGCCTTCCATTAGTTTCGTGATCTGCATCTCACTAAGTTTTTTCCTGCTGAATAAAGCTATTAATAATGGCTTGCCAATAGGTACCGCTTATGCTGTATGGACAGGTATAGGAGCAGCAGGCACTGCCATTGCAGGCATGCTCTTCTTCAAAGAACCTGCTGCATTATGGCGCATCTTTTTCCTGGTGATGCTGATCGGTTCCATCATTGGTTTGAAGTTCGTTTCAGAAGGATCACATTAA
- a CDS encoding class I SAM-dependent methyltransferase, translated as MDRKKSKLGSFLKKLYRKYRERHFRRYRGMSVQEVFSSIYKENVWGGEKGTFYSGSGTANPKTAEYINMMTGFINSHNIRSVAEIGCGDFSIMRQVLQQVDVQYTGMDVVPDLIAHHLEKNANAKTQFLVKDAISEPLPKADLLIIRQVLQHLKNNQISRILQKLDNFKYAIITEHLPITEDVEYNLDKVTGPHIRMRMNSGVFIDQPPFSLPGVSVLMEYREDDPVKKKMVPAVMRSYLVTIKQS; from the coding sequence ATGGATCGCAAAAAAAGTAAGCTCGGCAGTTTCTTAAAAAAATTGTACCGCAAATACCGGGAACGTCATTTCAGACGCTACCGGGGTATGAGCGTACAGGAAGTATTTTCATCCATCTATAAAGAAAACGTATGGGGAGGGGAAAAAGGTACGTTCTATTCCGGTTCAGGTACCGCCAATCCTAAAACAGCAGAATATATCAACATGATGACCGGGTTCATCAACAGCCATAACATCCGCTCCGTGGCAGAAATTGGCTGTGGGGACTTTTCCATCATGCGCCAGGTACTACAGCAGGTAGACGTACAATATACGGGTATGGACGTAGTGCCGGACCTGATTGCACACCACCTGGAAAAGAATGCCAACGCCAAAACACAGTTCCTGGTAAAGGACGCTATCAGCGAACCGCTTCCAAAAGCAGACCTCCTGATCATCCGCCAGGTATTACAACACCTGAAGAACAACCAGATCTCCCGGATCTTGCAGAAGCTGGATAATTTTAAATACGCCATCATTACAGAACACCTTCCCATTACGGAAGATGTGGAATACAACCTGGATAAAGTAACGGGGCCGCATATCCGTATGCGCATGAATTCCGGCGTATTTATAGATCAGCCGCCTTTTTCATTACCCGGCGTTTCCGTATTGATGGAATACCGGGAAGATGATCCCGTAAAGAAAAAAATGGTGCCTGCCGTCATGCGCAGCTATCTCGTTACAATTAAACAATCCTGA
- a CDS encoding LON peptidase substrate-binding domain-containing protein has translation MTNFIPIFPLGIVVYPEEQLNLHIFEPRYKQMIRECIAEKKPFGIPAVIEKKVSEFGTLVEVISVEKQYDNGELDIKTRGIRVFRILEVIRELPNKLYAGAIVNYPENEERSNILLRKQVLLAVRELHQILQVNKSFSRSDEQLRAYDLAHHAGLSLQEEYEVLHLFKELQRLEYLKRHLLKVIPLMTEMERLKDRVKLNGHFRDLSVDNF, from the coding sequence ATGACCAATTTTATTCCCATATTTCCATTAGGCATTGTAGTATACCCGGAAGAACAGTTGAACCTGCACATATTTGAACCCCGCTATAAGCAAATGATCAGGGAATGTATCGCAGAGAAAAAGCCCTTTGGCATTCCTGCGGTGATAGAGAAGAAAGTAAGCGAATTTGGCACTTTGGTGGAGGTGATCAGTGTAGAAAAACAATATGATAATGGTGAGTTAGATATCAAAACCCGGGGCATCCGTGTTTTCCGCATCCTGGAAGTGATCCGGGAATTGCCCAATAAATTATATGCGGGGGCTATTGTGAACTACCCTGAAAATGAGGAACGCAGCAATATACTGCTCCGTAAACAGGTATTGCTGGCGGTGCGGGAACTGCACCAGATCCTGCAGGTGAACAAATCCTTTTCCCGTTCGGACGAACAACTGAGGGCTTATGACCTGGCGCATCATGCGGGGCTTTCTTTGCAGGAGGAGTACGAAGTGCTGCACCTGTTCAAGGAACTGCAAAGGCTGGAGTACCTGAAACGCCACCTGCTGAAGGTGATCCCTTTAATGACAGAGATGGAAAGACTGAAAGACCGCGTGAAACTGAACGGCCACTTCCGGGATTTATCCGTAGATAATTTCTAA
- a CDS encoding MarR family winged helix-turn-helix transcriptional regulator, whose translation MTKESTFNPEHQADNTASKVVAALERLSEAFRVLLWHEAKQHGLSPIQVQILTFLLHYPEKLKTVTHLASHFNMTKATISDAIKTLEAKDLLKRKADVYDNRSHTLLLTKAGKVIAKKVEKFAHPMQGSVNAIPPEKQAVLLEQLMDLIHDLNHQLIITPQRMCFNCQFYEQKGKTQHYCHLIRTPLRAGDLRLDCPEFESKEEE comes from the coding sequence ATGACAAAGGAATCTACCTTTAATCCTGAACATCAGGCAGACAATACTGCGAGCAAGGTAGTAGCGGCACTGGAAAGACTTTCGGAAGCCTTTCGCGTGCTGCTCTGGCATGAAGCTAAACAACACGGCCTCAGCCCCATACAGGTTCAGATATTAACTTTCCTGCTGCATTATCCGGAAAAGCTAAAGACAGTTACACACCTCGCATCGCATTTTAACATGACGAAAGCAACGATCAGTGATGCTATTAAAACTTTGGAAGCGAAGGACCTCTTGAAAAGGAAAGCAGATGTTTACGATAATCGCAGTCATACCCTCCTGTTAACAAAAGCAGGGAAGGTTATTGCAAAGAAAGTAGAAAAGTTCGCACACCCCATGCAGGGATCAGTGAATGCCATTCCACCTGAAAAACAAGCCGTTCTGCTGGAGCAATTAATGGACCTTATCCATGACCTGAACCACCAACTCATTATCACACCACAACGCATGTGCTTTAATTGCCAGTTCTATGAACAGAAAGGCAAAACGCAACACTATTGCCACCTCATCCGTACGCCGTTAAGAGCAGGGGACCTTCGGTTAGATTGCCCGGAATTTGAAAGTAAAGAAGAAGAGTAA
- a CDS encoding SCO family protein: MAILVPLAGYLIVDHYGKNIVHVPPFLIAERVDTIVKDGKTTYDTVYHQIRDFTLTNQLGEQVHMKDSEGKIRIVSFFFTSCPQICPTLTTHLKMVQEAFKKNEELVQILSLSVDPERDTVKSLKKYADKYTIDPKNWWLLTGDKKEIYDLARHEFFVNALEGNGGPDDFIHTEKFVVIDKDRYIRGYYNGLDTNDVRRMVNDIAVLHIAKDKKKPGLIKRLFSSGN; encoded by the coding sequence TTGGCCATTTTAGTGCCATTGGCAGGATACCTGATCGTAGATCATTATGGTAAGAATATCGTGCATGTTCCGCCTTTCCTGATCGCGGAAAGAGTGGACACGATCGTAAAAGATGGTAAAACCACTTATGATACGGTGTATCACCAGATCAGGGATTTTACCCTTACCAACCAGTTAGGGGAACAGGTACATATGAAAGACAGTGAAGGTAAGATCAGGATCGTGAGCTTCTTTTTTACCAGCTGCCCACAGATCTGCCCTACCCTTACCACCCATCTGAAAATGGTGCAGGAAGCTTTTAAAAAGAATGAAGAACTGGTGCAGATCCTTTCTTTAAGTGTAGACCCGGAAAGAGATACGGTGAAATCCCTGAAGAAGTATGCGGATAAATATACCATAGATCCCAAGAACTGGTGGTTACTGACCGGGGATAAAAAGGAGATCTATGACCTGGCGCGCCATGAGTTTTTCGTAAATGCCTTAGAAGGCAATGGCGGGCCGGATGATTTTATCCATACGGAGAAATTTGTTGTGATAGACAAGGACCGTTATATCCGTGGATACTACAACGGGCTGGATACAAATGATGTGCGCCGGATGGTGAACGATATTGCTGTTTTACATATTGCTAAAGACAAAAAGAAGCCAGGCCTTATAAAGCGGCTCTTCTCCTCTGGCAATTAA
- a CDS encoding cytochrome C oxidase subunit IV family protein, with product MAHTHSATTNGKDPAVKKIWKVFWILLVITSVEVGLAFLHLETGIPSKLWLNSVFILLTLLKAFYIVAEFMHLRHEVKNLIMTILFPLLLFVWFIIAFLMDGDSWKKMRVNLAPGTPAVKEAPAHQPAHH from the coding sequence ATGGCGCATACACATTCTGCAACCACAAACGGGAAAGATCCAGCCGTAAAGAAAATCTGGAAAGTGTTCTGGATCCTGTTAGTTATTACTTCTGTGGAAGTAGGTTTGGCATTCCTGCACCTGGAAACAGGTATCCCCAGCAAGCTGTGGCTGAACTCCGTGTTCATTCTCCTGACGCTGCTGAAAGCATTTTATATCGTTGCGGAGTTTATGCACTTACGTCACGAAGTAAAGAACCTGATCATGACGATCCTGTTCCCTTTACTCCTGTTCGTATGGTTCATTATTGCATTCCTGATGGACGGTGATTCCTGGAAGAAAATGCGGGTGAACCTTGCTCCTGGTACGCCAGCAGTAAAAGAAGCGCCGGCACATCAGCCAGCACATCATTAA
- the meaB gene encoding methylmalonyl Co-A mutase-associated GTPase MeaB, translating into MYAQLLSRLTGGDIKTLARCISLVENEAPGYTRLLEELPAEGHTRVVGITGPPGAGKSTLVNALITALLQQQKRIAIIAVDPSSPFNFGALLGDRIRMSEHFSSPDVFIRSMASRGALGGLSPKILEVSDLVKAAGFDYLFIETVGVGQSEVEIAGIADTTVVVVVPEAGDEIQTMKAGLMEIANIFAVNKADRPKADEFVKNLRLLAHTKRTDEWETPVIKTIATQQQGIPELIKALDEHRDQVHGNKQRKALLLAEKAYQLIQHRRMQDVDKQALYKEVQQLMEGPGFNLYKIVQQYT; encoded by the coding sequence ATGTACGCGCAATTACTCAGCCGTCTCACAGGTGGCGATATCAAAACATTGGCGCGCTGCATCTCACTTGTAGAGAATGAAGCGCCGGGATATACCCGTTTGCTGGAAGAACTTCCCGCAGAAGGGCATACGCGCGTAGTTGGCATAACCGGCCCTCCCGGTGCAGGCAAAAGCACCCTCGTGAATGCCCTCATTACTGCCCTGCTTCAACAGCAAAAACGTATAGCCATTATTGCGGTAGATCCTTCTTCTCCTTTCAATTTCGGTGCCTTACTGGGAGACAGGATCAGGATGAGCGAACACTTCTCCAGCCCGGATGTATTTATCCGCTCTATGGCCAGCCGTGGTGCCCTTGGCGGCCTCAGCCCAAAGATCCTGGAAGTGAGCGACCTGGTGAAAGCTGCCGGTTTTGATTATCTCTTCATTGAAACAGTAGGTGTTGGGCAGAGTGAGGTAGAAATTGCGGGCATTGCAGATACTACCGTGGTGGTAGTAGTACCGGAGGCAGGCGATGAGATACAAACCATGAAAGCAGGACTAATGGAGATAGCGAACATCTTTGCCGTTAATAAAGCAGACCGCCCCAAAGCAGATGAATTCGTAAAGAACCTCCGCCTCCTGGCACATACCAAAAGAACTGATGAATGGGAAACACCTGTGATCAAAACAATTGCTACACAGCAGCAGGGAATACCTGAACTGATCAAAGCATTGGATGAACACAGGGACCAGGTACATGGAAATAAACAACGCAAAGCCCTCTTACTGGCAGAAAAAGCCTATCAGCTGATCCAACACCGCCGCATGCAGGATGTAGATAAACAGGCCCTTTATAAAGAAGTGCAGCAACTCATGGAAGGCCCGGGATTTAACCTGTATAAGATAGTGCAACAATACACCTGA
- a CDS encoding DUF420 domain-containing protein yields MSLKNKNLNIPIAIVSIVIPVLVAVLFIIPKPDIEAGFDVKLMPFFHAVLNSATAVLLVASLVFIKNGRRRAHKWANLSAVALSVLFLLSYVTYHFLTESTKFGDIDHNGIVDAAELGMIGGVRYVYYFLLLTHILLAVIIVPLVLFTLLRAFQDDNVRHRRIARITWPIWFYVAVTGVIVYIMISPYYS; encoded by the coding sequence ATGAGCTTAAAGAATAAGAACCTGAATATACCCATTGCGATCGTATCCATTGTGATACCTGTGCTGGTAGCTGTGCTGTTCATTATACCAAAGCCGGATATTGAGGCTGGGTTTGATGTGAAGCTGATGCCTTTCTTTCATGCCGTATTGAATTCTGCAACGGCCGTATTATTGGTGGCGAGCCTGGTCTTTATCAAGAACGGGCGCCGCAGGGCACATAAGTGGGCGAACCTCTCAGCAGTAGCGCTTTCTGTCCTGTTCCTGCTGTCTTACGTAACGTATCATTTCCTGACGGAAAGCACGAAGTTTGGCGACATCGATCATAATGGTATAGTGGATGCTGCTGAGCTAGGTATGATAGGAGGGGTACGTTATGTATACTACTTCCTGCTGTTAACGCATATCCTGCTGGCGGTGATCATTGTGCCACTGGTACTTTTTACGCTGCTCCGCGCTTTCCAGGATGACAATGTGCGTCATCGCAGGATTGCACGCATCACCTGGCCCATTTGGTTCTATGTGGCTGTTACAGGCGTGATCGTATACATTATGATCTCTCCATACTATTCCTGA
- a CDS encoding type III pantothenate kinase produces the protein MNGCVFCLDLGNSRLKCGVMLNGELQQELFFSESNLVQDVQKALEQYHPKAAILSSVVDHPEELETLLAEQTFFLRLSHSTPLPIKLVYEKPETLGVDRIALACGAWALFPGRHNLIIGTGSAITYNFLNRSGAFLGGGISPGIDMRFRALHTFTDKLPLIKASTQYAFVGFNTRQSILSGVQEGALAEVAGMIASYGNRYRNFNVLLTGGNLDFFASRLKKKIFASPYLMYKGLNSIVELNVLDKS, from the coding sequence ATGAATGGATGCGTTTTTTGCCTGGACCTGGGTAATTCCCGCCTGAAATGTGGTGTGATGTTAAATGGGGAATTACAACAGGAACTCTTTTTCTCAGAATCCAACCTGGTGCAGGATGTTCAGAAAGCACTGGAGCAATATCATCCCAAAGCGGCCATACTTTCTTCCGTGGTAGACCATCCGGAAGAGCTGGAGACCCTGCTGGCGGAGCAAACTTTCTTTCTCAGACTGAGCCATTCCACCCCATTACCCATCAAACTGGTCTATGAAAAGCCGGAAACATTGGGGGTAGACAGGATTGCGCTGGCTTGCGGGGCATGGGCCCTCTTTCCCGGCAGGCATAACCTTATTATCGGCACAGGCTCTGCCATTACCTATAATTTTTTGAACAGGTCAGGAGCGTTCCTGGGCGGAGGGATCAGCCCGGGAATAGACATGCGGTTCCGCGCCCTGCATACATTTACGGACAAATTGCCACTTATTAAGGCCAGTACGCAATACGCTTTTGTGGGTTTTAACACCCGGCAAAGTATTTTAAGCGGAGTTCAGGAGGGTGCATTGGCCGAAGTGGCCGGTATGATTGCATCTTACGGGAACAGGTACCGGAACTTTAACGTGCTTTTAACAGGGGGTAATTTGGATTTTTTTGCTTCCCGCCTTAAAAAGAAGATATTTGCAAGCCCGTATTTAATGTATAAAGGTTTAAATTCAATCGTAGAACTCAATGTATTGGACAAAAGCTAG
- a CDS encoding glycosyltransferase family protein codes for MIFHIFATMKVTGFTFVRNAIKYDYPVTEAIRSILPLCDEVVVSVGNSDDGTLELIQSIGSPKIRIFHSVWDDNLKEGGLILSVETNKALDHVSPDTTWAFYIQADEVVHEDDYPAIRAAMEQYKDDKRVEGLLFNYRHFYGSYDYVGDSRTWYNKEIRIIRNDKRIRSYKDAQGFRLNDRKLNVKPVKAWMHHYGWVKNPEEQIAKITNSAGYYHGNEQEHMNKVKKILSEFNYAELVDSLERFTGKHPALMEERIRQRNWQFDHDISQKNFKNLKGRVLYYVEKIFGVRLFEYKNYRSI; via the coding sequence ATGATTTTCCACATCTTTGCAACTATGAAAGTAACAGGTTTCACCTTTGTGAGGAATGCCATCAAGTACGATTACCCGGTAACAGAAGCGATCCGCTCCATCCTGCCATTATGCGATGAAGTGGTGGTAAGCGTGGGTAACTCTGACGATGGAACGCTGGAGCTTATTCAGTCCATTGGCTCCCCCAAGATCCGCATCTTTCATTCCGTATGGGACGATAACCTGAAAGAAGGCGGGCTCATTTTATCTGTGGAAACAAATAAGGCCCTGGACCATGTATCTCCTGATACAACCTGGGCTTTCTATATCCAGGCGGATGAGGTGGTGCATGAAGATGATTATCCCGCCATCCGCGCTGCCATGGAGCAGTATAAAGATGATAAAAGAGTAGAGGGCCTGTTATTCAACTACCGCCATTTTTACGGTAGCTATGATTATGTAGGGGATTCCCGTACCTGGTATAATAAAGAGATCCGCATTATCCGCAACGATAAACGGATCCGTTCTTATAAAGACGCACAGGGCTTCCGGCTGAACGACCGCAAGCTGAATGTGAAACCTGTGAAGGCCTGGATGCATCATTATGGCTGGGTGAAGAATCCTGAAGAACAGATCGCAAAGATCACGAACTCGGCAGGTTATTATCATGGCAATGAACAGGAGCACATGAACAAGGTGAAGAAAATATTGTCTGAGTTCAATTATGCAGAACTGGTAGATTCCCTGGAACGTTTTACCGGTAAACACCCTGCATTGATGGAAGAACGTATCCGGCAACGGAACTGGCAATTTGACCATGATATCAGCCAGAAGAACTTCAAGAATTTAAAAGGAAGGGTATTGTATTATGTGGAGAAGATCTTTGGTGTGCGTTTATTTGAGTATAAGAATTACAGATCAATATAA